Sequence from the Castanea sativa cultivar Marrone di Chiusa Pesio chromosome 12, ASM4071231v1 genome:
TCCatcaaaataaacttaaaaatgtaCAAAAATCTAACTTTTATTGCAATttactaattatttaattgctgGCGCAGTATGTTGAAGTCCCACTTCCCACTCCAAAAAAAGATGAGGTTTTGATTAAAGTGGAAGCAGCCAGTCTTAGTCCTATCGATTGGGTGATTCAGCAGGGCGGTTTGAAGCCTATGTTTCCTCGTGAATTACCTCAAATAcctggtatttttttttttattcatttaccTGGATTTTACTACGTATCTCAGAGCTTATAGGATTAAACTGTTAGGTTGtggtgaatttaatcaaccATTATTATTCGAGTTCAAATTACTTTCTCTgatacaataataaattataattttttctaaaaatttaaacaagtaagaaaaaaaaaattaaatgtaactATTTAACCGTTGATGTGTTTCCATACATTCATTAACGTCTATAGGTTCTAGTTTTCTCTCAATTCTAACACTGACTTTGttagaataaataattacacAATTTTGTTCTCACTTCGTATCAACTCAAGTTTTTAAAGCGAAAGGGtaattattatatatcaaaACAGGCCATTTTGTATTTGGATCCACTCATTGAAGGGAAATCTTGAactcaaatatgaaaaaaatgctagaataatatttaaataattaagtttTCGACCTTTCAAAATGTTTAAGTTTTGGATAAATGGTAATTTATGTGACTTACTTATAACCATCAAATACTGATTAGGAGTATTACCCCAAAAATGAGTTGTTTCttgtatattaaatttattcaattgaaTGTCCAAGTATCATGATAGTTAATTGTGTGTTCTAAATTTTCTGGAAGAATTgcaaaattattcaattatatatatgagttgattcaatttttttttttttaaataaaatttatttcttattttttaaatttttttattattgatcaAGATATTCTTTGTTGGAACAGGTACTGATGTTGCAGGAGAGGTCGTTGACGTTGGATCAGGAGTCAAAAATGTCAAACCTGGTGACAAAGTCATAGCTATGCTTGGTTTTGCTGTTAAGTCCTCGTACTTGTTCCACTAATTTCGTTAatggatattttttatttcagaCAGAAGGTTACTTTAAGTATGTTTGAATattgtttatttgttaaaaattgaaaatttattactaaaaacactgtaataatttttttttaaatgtgtgaatagtgcctgGGACCCAAAAATGCTTTAGAGTGAgcgtttttgtatttttgactGGGTCGTGAATAGTGATGGGATCCAGCCAAAAACGCAATAATGACCTCTTCTTCACCGCATGTagtttccaattaaaaaaaaaagaaaattatataataaaatattaaaaaaaaaaaaattctcatgaGGAGGGCTACCTTTAAAATGAATAGTTAATGTTACAACTTAGAAGTTTTACAAAAAAACTACATGTCGGATAAAGATTCTATATTCTACTTTTAGTATTAAATATTATGCTTTACATACCAACCCGAACTTGTCATGACatgttttttactttcttttttttttaatataaccaaagtttaaaatgaattgattaaataaaaatgaacatgtgacatattataattgataGAACATAAAGTGAAACACTAAAAATAAGACAGAAGATTTTAATTTATACATCATTTTCTGTTATGGACTAATTATCTGAGCTTTAGGGATTATAAGTAATGTTGGGAAATTGCATATGCATGCATATAGCAAATCCAATTGTGCTGAATTTACATTTAGCTTGATGATTATATGCTTCACCAGCACCATACACACACACCTTAGTTATTGATTCAAGTACATACATCTTCGCATTTTATGCATTGACAGAATGGAGGTGGACTAGCTGAGTTTGCTGTGGCTAAGGCCAACTTAACAGTAATTAGGCCATTAGAAGTTTCGGCAACTGAAGGTGCAGGCATACCGTCTGCTGGTTTGATGGCTCACCAAGCTCTCACCGACTCTGCGGGTCTCAAGATTGATGGAACCGGAAAGCCCACAAACATTCTCATCACTAATGCCTCAGAAAGTGTTGGTAACTATGCAATTCAACTAGCAAAGCTTGGAAATGCACATGTTACAACAACCTGTGCACCTGAACACATTGACCTTGCCAAGGGCTTAGGTGCTGATGAGGTTGTTGACGAAACCACCCCAGATGGGCAAGCTCTGAAAAGCCCATCTGGTAAGAAATATGACATAGTGATTCACTGTGGAGAACCAACTTCTTGGTCAACTTTTGAGCCTCATTTGGCTTCAAATGGAAAGATATTTGACGTAAAACCTACACCTAGTTCCATTAAGGCTTATGCTCTAAAGAAACTTACTTTCTCAAAGAAGCAGCTAATTCCAATTCTCTTAAGTTGCAAGGCTGAGAATATGGATTTTCTTGTCAAGTTAGCCAAGGAAGGGAAGGTGAAGACAATGATTGACTCTAAGTACTCGTTGAGCAATCCTGAAGATGCTTGGGCAAAGAATgctgaaaacaaaatttttgggaaGATCATTCTGGAGCCTTAGGCAATTAAACGCATCACATATATGCCTCGATGATGAGTTGCTGAAATTTGTGTCTAAAATGTTGTTCAAGGGCCACATAAATGTGTTTAAGTACactattgcattttattatgtGTAATTTGTCTTGTATGTTGCTTTGACTTCAATATTGCAAACGTTGATGTTTGTGTTTCACATCCAGCTTTTCGTTTTGGTCATGTTTGTTCTTAAACGCAGATGTTATTCCTAGAGATTCATTGCTGGGAATAGGGATATTATTTCAAGCTATGAGAACAGTTGTAAAATTAATactcaattttttagaaaaagaaaaattgcaatTCTGGCCTCAATGCAGATGAGCCAGTGTGTTCGGTCGTGTTGTTGGGTCATGGTTAGGCATTTTTCTAGACCAAAccaaactgtttttttttttttttttgctttatttagCCTGGGAATGGCAACGGCGAAAAATAAAGTACcacaaaaaaatacaacttttgCCACAACTACCTCGTGTGGCTGATTGTGATtagtaaagaaaaagtaatgagTTCATTTGAAAGTGACAAGTAGTTATTGTGTAGGAAAATTGCAGCAAAAATTGTGCATTTGTGGTAGTAGAACTCTAACAAATAACAATGGGCAAGGTGGGGTTTGGGTTATAGGTGTTGTGTCCTTGCCCCCTCCTCACTTTGTGGCAAGAGCGAGACTAGTTAGGTGACAAGAGGGTGAGTTGGAGGTATTTTGTCGTCCTAAATGAGGTGGCTTCGACATTAGTGAGATAGAAATGAAAGTAAGCATGACggtgttaaaaaagaaaaaacaagtgtttttttttttaagatgaacCAAATATCATTCATTCATGAAACAACAATTGTCAATGTACAGAGCTTCTAAATTCTTCCAACCATACAATTTCATAATCTATATGTCTAGCATACTATGCTAATGAATGGGCAACGGAATTGGCACTCTGCTTAGCATAACTAACAGAAAACTCTTGGAAGCTCATTGCCAAACAACACATATCCTTTGAGATACTAAAATAATATgtacaaaatataaatcataaaataatatatataattttaaatcatatgtttaactaaaacatatatatcctttctaaaaaaaataaataaataaaacatatacatacacacacattccGATATTCGGGATGTAGAAAACCTGTGTACagattcataaataaataaataatttattaaaaaaaaaagtgtacagTACTGCAAGTGCAGTGGACCTCGAGTCGAATAAGCCTAAATTGGGGCAATTTGTTTCAATCAGGGCCAATCAATTTCGAGCCTTTTTGTTGGGCTCTTTTTGTGTTGTTGGACTTTTATTGTTTCATCTTTATAAGTTTAGCCCTAAATGATAAAGTTGGACCTAAAGTTTCTAAAACTAAATCCAGAActgaattttcccattaattataagagcactagcatttagagatgcaaaaataaaaaatatatattttacatcCTCAAACaacactttatctattttatcaacttattttacaactcactCAATATCTCAAttcttatttttacatacaacctaataaaataatataaattacctaacaaaataataaaaagtattattctctctctctttccttacactctctttttttcttcacacacaatcacaaaatttaaaaaaaaaaaaaaaatctttacaaCCTATGAACagtaaggttgcatatatgcaaccttagtgaagttgcaaatttttttaagtatacaaACCCAGATGAGTGGGTTTTAAGTGTCTTGGATTGTAAAATAACAATTGAGGGTGTTTACAGcccccaatgctaatgctcttatcaacatataaaatatatattttcaaaaacaaaaaaaaaagcctaaaattgaaaattaaatatttacaaattcaGGAATGGCGACAAACAAAGCAAGATCTCTTTGGGATGGGAGTGAGACATGTTAGAAGGAAGGGGGGCAGGTTGAAGGTACTTTACCATTCTAAATGAAGTGGTTTTGACATTAATGAGATAGagataaaagagaaatgaaagTGACAACAATGTGAgtgcaaaagggaaaaaaaaaacaaacaaatgttTTGGGGATTGCAATAGAATatgtacaaaattttattacaagAGGAtaggtacaaaaaaaaaattatatatattttaaatatttattaaaaaaactgtGTAAGATAATGCAAGTTAAGCGGAATTTTTGTCATCCCTGTTTACAAGGTAGACACCGAACAAGTGAAGTGGGCCCAAGTCAAAACGGTCTAAATCGGGGCAAATCAATTTAATTAGGGCCAATCGATTTCTAGCCTTCTTGTTAGGCTCTTTTAGTGTTATTGGGCCTTTTATTATTGGATCTTTTTAAGTTTGGGCCTAAATATGCTTGGATTTTCCTATCAATCACATTGAGTCtataaaatatacttaaaaaaaaacaattctagCCTAAAATTGGAAAGTGAATATTATAAACAAGGGTATCTTACAAAAACTTTCCTTGTAGTTTAGGAAAGTGATACTTAGACCCTTAACTTAATGGAAATGCCACTTCCATCCCTTAAGTTTTGAACGAAATCAATGAATTAATTATTCTGTTAATACTAGTAAtagaatattttaaattttgaaaaattggtGAATTGTTTGTGTATTAGTACTGTAAGAATTTcaaagggaaagagagaattACTAGAGGTAGATGACCTGTAGATCTACTAGGAGTTGCTATAggaattgtgttttttttttttttttgctccacaaagtgtttttatttatttatttaagtttcatgacaagaaaaataatatttaatcttAAAATCTTTCACTTACTATGGTTAGGTTTGGTTAAAtggaattttttcaaaaattagaatattatGTTACtgttattataaaatgattaatttattgacttcttcaaaattttaaataaccaGAGACCGAAGTGTCATTTCCCTTAAGTTTAAGGGAGAAGTGACTTCTCCAAAGTCCAAATCTTAAGATAGGTTTTTGTGATTTACACctcaaaaatatattatatataactCAAATTCCCAAAGTCCTAAAATTCACAAATTCAGTCCAAATTCACAATGAAGGAAAACTTTTCaagaaatggaaaaatattgtgcATAAAATGACTTATTTTATTCGAATAATTATTTATAGGAAGTGTACATAGACTAACTGGGGACAACCCGAATACGAATAGTATAGCAACAAACCAAGGATCGAAGGACTTGTACTATTCCCTCACATCCAAAGAGTCATTTATTTTAGAAGTAAGCTATATATGACATAGAAAGGTAGTGTCACTTTTAGAACTGCATGCATATGTGTTTTTGGCAAACTTATTGTAATGTTGATTAGGCCCTTAGTGATTGCTTGTAATGTGGCTTTCTACAGAGTCGGCAAACATGGAACTCGGATCCTTTGGTGTGCCAGAAATGCCAAGAGGGATTTTTGGGTGCTTGCCGTAGGGACAGACCTAGGTGGGGGCCCAAGGGGGCCTGGCCCCCTTGGttccaattttatatatatatatatatatatatatatatatatatatatatatatatatatatatatatatatatatatagttattatatgtttaattttgtaGTTGCCCCTTCCAAAACCTTAGGTCTACCCTTATACCTCAAGATGCCTAACTAGCCTTATCTAAATTGCAATTATCCAatccaaaaacttaacaaaaacattaaaaacattcacaatggtgattgtattttataaataaataaaaaactattttactaccaaaaaaccaaaaaaattcatgtgttattggagaaactaaagttaaattttttgcaactacaATAAATAGGTATAAATACCAGTTGACTGTAGCAAgctgttaaaaataaaatacaatattttattaagattatatttcttccttcaattaaaaaactcaaatcctctctcttcttttattattttaatgagttgtttatattattttagatgaagagataaaaaaatatatataacatttgaTATTTGATATATTGTAAAGTaaggtggtaaaatagatagaaTAGCTTTTTAaggtgctaaaagctaaaatttttagcaccaccactTTGAATACTctaattcaacaaaaaataataataataatcctagccagtctagtattaaaaaaacattattttgtttttgtttttgtcttgcTGGTAAATGattgtatcttaatatatttagaaacaacgattttgaatatttataattttttttataatatatgattgtctatttggagttttttttttttttttttcctttatactCCAGCCACCTGTAACTTAAAATCTTGGGTCGTACTGCCTGGCAATTGTGGCATTAAGTTTGAGGGCTTGACCAAAGTTGGGATTGTTGGCTTTGTCAATGCTGGAGTTGCATCCAAAATGTGGCGAGCTGCTAGCCTCATTTCCATGCTTGAGAGTGGCAATGCTAAAACCAAAGACAAAATGAAGAAATGCTTATAGAAAGCCATGACTAgcttatacctttttttttttcttaattaaaagaTTGAGCAACTTCTATATAGCATGTGTTTTTTATTAGCAGCACATACCAATTAGGTTTTTATAGAGAGAatgtgtttgaactttgaagacTCGATCTTAAGGATTTTTAAGCAAAATTGTAAAGTTAATGAGTTGTCACCACGGAATGGTTTAGAAAGGATTGGTTACATAGTTTACCTTCTTCCCTTGGATTGGTTACAACATCAATTATAAACCAAGTTAGAAGGAGAAAATGGACATTTAACCCTTTCGCCAaaatttttcagcaaaatgccccatatttgaaactaatttggGAAATACTCTTgtattgaaactcaattttctaaaaatcgagttttaatttaaaacttgatttttggacaatcaagTTATAGCaaactaaaacttttttaaaaaataataataataatttggtactcgagttccttgaaaaaattcaagtggaactcaagttccatgaacttgagtagtttacatggtactcgagtttaggGAACTcgagtacccaaaaaaaaaaaaaaaaaatcctaagtttACGTTCACTATAACTTAATGTttcaaaaatcgagttttacatgtCGAGTTTTACATGtagaacttgatttttagaaaatcgaatttcaaaacaagggtatttctctaattagtttcAAACATAGGGCATTTTGCTAGAAAATTTGTGCGAAAGGGGTAAAACCTCATTTTGGCCTAAGTTAGACAAATAGCTTCAACTCACGTAGGGCACATTATATATTAGCCCatcgattttttatttatttattttttattacttttttgagaaaactaCTGATGGGTCcatttcatagtttttttttcttttttttcatagttCAATTTTATAATTGGACACAAACTTAACTTGATCCTTTGAAGCATTTAAAGCGTCTGCcaaattttctttggtttttttttcttcttatttttatttatttatttaatgttgtTAAAAGGAAATGGTTGACGTGTCCATATCGTGTTAGCGCGAGTGCACTGAAGCTAAGCCTTATCCTTGGTAGAACTCCCTTAAACTTCTTTCATATGATAAATATTTCTGCATATTTGTCTGTTATGTGCGGATTATCCAAGCTTTAGGTTTGGCTGGGGTGATTTTGGAAGAGATGGAAAATGGAAAGAGAAAAGTggagataaaataatattttcatgtGTTTGGTTGTGggagaaaatatgaaagaaaactAGTGAGAACTTAGTGTTTTCTCTTCAACCCCACCAATATGCAATCTGCCAAAATCAgaagaaaattagagagaaaaggAGGAACAAACAGTTCCACCCTTTTGGAAACATTtgtcttcttcttgttttttatttttatttttattttattgagttattatcttctttttctattaattctcatttgtttgtttttgtttattcatctgttttggctttttttccactaaaattttttaattgagctCCGTCAACAAGCTTTCACAAATTCGTATTAAcaacttcatcttcttcattgcactcttttatttttctctttgggCCGTGCTTTTGCTTAGCCAGAGTGTGACTCCGTCTATCTCAGATATAGCCAATATTTAATGGGATATTTCTCACTCTTTCTTGGGCTCTTCATGAATTACTAAAGCCCAGCTCAAGAATTTGTCTTGAATTGGGTCTAATTTCATAGGGATCCTAGCTCGGTGGGATTTTCACTATTGGGCTGAGTGTAATGAGTATTTTGcgactttttattattattattttttaatggtaaGTATTTGGCAACTTAAAATGTCTATTAGTTCACCCTTATTTACGAGGAACTAAATTCTAAAACCACAAtcaattttacatttattttcacAACTATTTAATGTGGCTAACTATGAGTAGTAAAAAAATGTGGTGGATTCATGTGAAAATTATAAACAACCAATTGCAGTCTGTCACattaaataattgtgaaaattggTGTGTAATTGGTTGTGGTTCTAGAATAACTCAAATTTTTAGGTCAACTAGAAGTAGAGGTGGCAAATAGGCAGGTTGGGTCGGGCAAGGTTCAGGTTGAAAACTggtttgagttaaaaaaaaaaagagtcatttTAAGTAGGTTAAAAATAGGCTGGGTCAATCGGATTGCAGGTTAGATCAAGTCAACCCAgatttttcacatgaatttttttactaaaaaaaatatatgtacttATGACTTAGTAAGTCATGCAGCAAATTACTTAGTGTGAAATACATAACTTGGTTTGAATTCATCACCCATATCAAGAAAGAGCTCAGgttaataaattaatacttgatcaataattattaaattgtacaaaaatcaaaataaatagcTCAAACACAAAGGAGACTAGTCTACCCtttgaaaatctaaaattaaaactaataaacaaGTTTCACTACTAtacaatatcaacattccaaaatataaaacaaaattacaaacaccCAATTGGATAActaatttgacaaagaataaaaacatataaaataaaaaataaaaaacttaaaaaccaaTCTtatatcttgaaaattaatgttTAATCTTAAATACACTGTAATTGGCACTCTTTTggaatatacatcaaaatttgattgtttatttatttaaacatgGTCATATTATGTTATTGATAAGCAATATACACTCcataaaatatcatactttatttttaaaagccTTTTATTTTGGCTATCAATTGTTAAAAAACATGCCTAAGAGTTGTCTCTCTAGCCATGTCTCCCACGGCTGTCATCTCAGCCTTCATTCAAGAAGAAGGACGTGTGCGGCTGCCAATATATTACACCAGCCGAGCGCTCAAAGGAGCGAAGGAAAGATATCCTCCAATGGAAAAGTTGGCCTTCGCCATAATCACAACCGCCTGCAAGCTCAGACCATATTTCCAAGCACACACAATAGCCATCTAGGCAGACAAATCGCTGTGGAAGACAATGAATCATCTAGAAGCAGCCAGACACTTGGTCTTATGGGCAATAGAGCTTAGTGAATTTGACATACAATACCGGACGAGGACAACGATCAAAGGTCAAGCCCTTGCAGATTTCGTTGCGGAGTTCACGACAAAGATTGACAGAGACTCAAGAGCACTCCCTTGGAAAGTCCACATGGACAGGTCTTCGAATCGTCGGGCTGGTGGAATTGGTGTTGTCATGGAATCCCTTGAGGGGGATCTAATAGAGTGTGCAATCCGCCTTCAATTCTCGACGACCAACAATGAAGCCGAATACGAAACGCTGCTAGCGGGCCTTAACTTGGCCAAAACAGTAGGTGCCTTTCCAATAGTCATCTATTGCGATTCCTAAGTCGTTGTAGGACAAGTAAACAAAGACTACGAGGCCAAAGGGGAGCATATGAAGAAGTACTATAACCTGATCAAGGAAGGAGTGGGTGAAAACTTTGAAGCAAGATTCATGCAAGTCCCAAGGGAAGAGAATGAACACACCAACCATCTGGCCAAGGCGGCGTCAGCAGAACACATGGCTGTTGACAGTAAGGTATTATCCTTCACCCAATACTCCCCCACCATTGATGAAATTAGTGTACAGGAAATCACAGCGGAAGGCAACTAGATGACTCCAATCATCTCCTACCTGAAGGACGGTTCACTCCCCAAAGATCGCAGCGCATCCCaaagactaaaagtgcattCATTACATTTCGTCTTGATAGGTAATGTCCTATACAATAAATGTTTCTTCCATCCGTACCTACAATGTGGTCCTTGACGAAGTAGATTATGTTATGAGAGAAATCCATGAAAGGGCATGCAGAAACCACTCGGGGGCACGGTCGTTAGTTCACAAGCTCATACGGGCAAGATACTACTGGCCCACCATGCAGAAGGACACCGAATCGCACTTGAAGGCTTGCGATAATTGCCAAAGCTTCAACAACATCATCAGGCAATTGTTGAAATAGCTTACCCCGATAACTAATCCATGGCCATTTGCCTAATGGGGACTAGACATAATGAGACCTTTCTCAATAGCGACTCGACAGCTCAAGTTCCTTGTAGTAGGAATTGACtgcttcaccaagtgggtggaggcgAAGCCTCTAGCCATTATCACTAAGAAGAACATATGAGGCTTCGTATGGAGAAATGTTATATGCTGGTTCAGTATCCCCAGGGTTCTAGTCTCCGACAACGGTAAGCAATTCGACAATGAGGCCTTTAGAGACTTCTACCAGTagctaggaatcaagaaccattattcttTGCCTGCTCGCTCACAAGCCAACGGGCAAGTTGAAGTTACAAACCAATCCTTACttaaaatcatcaagactcggcttgagagGGCAAAGGGGATATGGCCAGATGAGTTACCAAGTGTCTTCTGGGCGTACAGGATGATAGAGAGAACACCTATGGGAGAAACCCCCTTCTGCTTAGGATTCGGAAGCAAAGTCGTCATCCTAGTAGAAGTGGGATTAACAAGCTTTAAAGTAGCACACCACGATTAAGGGAAGAACAACGAAGTAATATGCTTACAATTGGACCTTCTAGATGAAGTCAAAACAGCAGCCGGACAACAAATGACACGTTACCAAGATCCCTTGGCTAAGCACTACAACACCAAAGTCAGACACAGGCACTTCGAAGTGGGAGACCTTGTGCTCAGGAAAGTGACGATAACCACTACAGACCCCACACAAGGCAAGTTGGGCCCCAACTAGGAATGACCATATAGAATCGTTGGGTGTTACAGGGGGGCACCTACCACCGGGAGATGCTCGAAGGATAAAGGCTATAACACCCCTGGAACACCGAACACCTAAAGAGATACTACCAGTAGTCCAAGaaatacaaactatgttttttttttttccttttcagttGATTCGTTAGTTTCTTTCAAGTTTTGTTGAACCCCGTAGAGCCCGTCAAGCAGCTTATCTacattatttatgtattttaatgAGAAGAACTATTCAATGATCCTTTTTTTAGCTTCCTATATGTAGTGACGGGTATGTTGATTAAATTATTGTAAGTCCTACCTATGGGGTGGACGAATCCTCAAGGATGCTGATGGGTGCCTtgactaaagaaaaaaattataagtccTATCTATAAGGTGGATGGATCGTAAGGATACTGACGGGTGCCTtgactaaagaaaaaaattataagtctTATCTACAGGGTGGACGGATCATCAAGGACACCGATGGGTGCCTTGACCAAAATATTCCAAGTCCTACTTATAGGGTGGACGGACCCTCAAGGACACCGACGGGTGCCTTgactaaagaaaaaatttcaagtccTACCTACAGGGTAGACAACTCGTCAAGGACACCAACAAGTGTCTTGTCCAAAATATTCCAAGTCCTACCTACAGGGTGGAAAGACCCTTAAGGACACCGACGGGTGCCTTGactaaagaaaaaattcaaaatcctaCCTACAAGGTGGATGGATCATCAAGAACACCGACGGGTGCCTTGACCAAAATATtctaagtcctacctacggggTGAACAGGTCCTTAAGGACCCCGACGGGGGCCTTGACAATAATATCCTAAACCCAACCTATGGGGTGGACGGATCATCAAGAACACCAACGAGTGTCTTGATCAAATCATCTTAAGTCCCACTTATAGGGTGGACGGGTGCCTATTTCTAAAATAGGCGGGTCACCTTGAGTGCCAACAGGCACATCATAGTATTGAAAAACAAATGACGGTCAGAACATGTGGCAAACATTACAAAACGAATGAAAGGATGAAATCTTATCAAAACTAACGGTAATGGTtgcatatataaaaataaaaacaatcgTCTTAAACAAACACTTGTTATATGTGCCAAAACAGGGCACCCTGGCTATTCtgaaattagatttgaaaaaaaaaagggaaatagaTAAAAACAGAAGTAAAAATGGATCAAGCGGTGGGGGTAGGGTCGACCTTCTTTTCCATCGGACCTTCCAACTTTGGCGGACCATCCTTCATAAGCTCTGGCTAGGCCGTCTCTCCCTCTGGGGTGTCGTTGTCCTCATCCTTAATG
This genomic interval carries:
- the LOC142619975 gene encoding chloroplast envelope quinone oxidoreductase homolog, translated to MAGKLMHAVHYTNCGGGPSDLKYVEVPLPTPKKDEVLIKVEAASLSPIDWVIQQGGLKPMFPRELPQIPGTDVAGEVVDVGSGVKNVKPGDKVIAMLGFANGGGLAEFAVAKANLTVIRPLEVSATEGAGIPSAGLMAHQALTDSAGLKIDGTGKPTNILITNASESVGNYAIQLAKLGNAHVTTTCAPEHIDLAKGLGADEVVDETTPDGQALKSPSGKKYDIVIHCGEPTSWSTFEPHLASNGKIFDVKPTPSSIKAYALKKLTFSKKQLIPILLSCKAENMDFLVKLAKEGKVKTMIDSKYSLSNPEDAWAKNAENKIFGKIILEP